From Bacillus marinisedimentorum:
CCATTTCGTAAGAATACGTTTCAGAGCAAGAAAGTCCATCGCACCCAGCGCCCATTTTTCACCATTTGGATAGTCCACTTTCAAATGGTGGAAGTTGAATGTCATACTCAGTTCTTCCCGCGCGGGGTTGGAATATTTCACACAGTCTTCTATTGTCGTGGATGACATTTCACCGACTGTCATTGCCTCGTACATTGACAGGACTTCCGTATTCATTTCATGGAGATATTCATGGACGCGCGGGCCGTCTGTGTAAAACTTCCTGCCGTCGCCGGAATCATCATCCGGAAAGTCCTGGTTTTTAGAAATCAAGTTGATGACATCCAGCCGGAATCCATCAATTCCTTTCTCAAACCAATAATGCATCATGTCGTACACTTGCCGGCGGACTTCTTCGTTTTCCCAATTCAAATCTGCCTGGGTTACATCGAATAGGTGCAGGTAATATTGTCCTGTCTGCTCATCATATTGCCAGGCATTACCTCCAAATTTAGACTCCCAGTTCGTCGGCGGGTCTCCGTTTTCCTTGCCGTCTTTCCAAATATAATAGTTGCGGTAACGATTATCCTTGGATTTGCGAGATTCCTGGAACCATTCATGCTCAGTAGATGTATGATTCACGACCAGGTCCATGATGACTTTCAGGCCGCGGCCATGTGCTTCCTCAAGCAGCCTTTCGAAATCCTCCATTGTTCCATACTCTTCATGGACGGCATAATAATCACTGATATCATAGCCGTTATCACGCTGGGGAGATTGGTAAACCGGTGTCAGCCACAACACATCGACACCAAGCTTTTTAAAATAATCAAGCTTTGCGATGATACCCGGAATGTCACCTATTCCATTTCCGGTTGTATCATTGAAACTTTTCGGATAGATTTGATATACAACGGCTTTGCGCCACCATTCTTTGTAGTTCATACTAAAACCTCCAGACATCGTTGGTTGGTAGTCTATATTGAAACGGCACTGGCTGAACAGCTCTCGCCGATTCCAGCATAAATCGCTGCTGACGATGGCCTCTGTCCGATTGCATTGTTCATTTATAAGCATACAAGTGACTGCGGGCGAACAGAAGAAACAAGGTCCGCTCCGAGGAATGAATGGGAAGGCTTATCTGGAAGCCTGCATAGGAAGTTGGTTCCCCTGTAAGACTATCATCTAATATGACCTTGCCGAAAAACGACAATCCGGTTTAACACAGCTTGATGAAAAATAAACAATAAGTTCTGTATCGGTCTTATGAATTTTCCCTTAAAACAAAAATAAATCACGTAAGCGGTTTCGGTTAATCCTTTCATCCAAAGTATACTTGTCTATACAAGTAGAGTCAATTCTGCAATTAAATTTTTTACTCGTATAGGGGAACAGTTATCTTACGATTACAGGATAAAGTAACGTTGTATCTGATTTACCCCGTTCGCGGTAAAGGATAATCCTCACCATTCCCGAAAAGGAATGAATACAAGCCAATCATTTACGGAAACCTTTTTTGGCCATTTGTCCAACGAATGAATGATAATTTTGAAATAAATTTAAAAAATAGGGTAAATATGGTATTATAACTTAAGATAACCCTGGTTACACCGATATAATGGGTAGAGATATGATAAAAGGCAAATTAAGTGAAAGCTTAAGACGCAAAGCTACAGGGGCTAACCGATTCCTCGCATGCCAGCCAGCTGCTCGCAAACTTCTGGTCAATCGACCGGAAAGGGTGATGTGAAATGAACCGCCACAAACGGCTTACAACAGAGATAGAGGAATTACGGCAAAATCTTTATAAAGCGGCTTCGGCAGCTGAAACGTATACATCCGCGGAAGTGATCAATTTGAGTAAGAAGCTTGATACTAAACTTAATGAATTGACAGGCTATATACAGCAATCAAGCACCGGCCAGACATCATAGGAAGGTGTTATTCGAAGTACCCTGTTTCAGCATGTGAAACACAAGCATGAAAAAAGACGGCTATGGCTTTGCCGTCTTGATCAGTCGC
This genomic window contains:
- a CDS encoding aspartyl-phosphate phosphatase Spo0E family protein encodes the protein MNRHKRLTTEIEELRQNLYKAASAAETYTSAEVINLSKKLDTKLNELTGYIQQSSTGQTS
- the treC gene encoding alpha,alpha-phosphotrehalase, with product MNYKEWWRKAVVYQIYPKSFNDTTGNGIGDIPGIIAKLDYFKKLGVDVLWLTPVYQSPQRDNGYDISDYYAVHEEYGTMEDFERLLEEAHGRGLKVIMDLVVNHTSTEHEWFQESRKSKDNRYRNYYIWKDGKENGDPPTNWESKFGGNAWQYDEQTGQYYLHLFDVTQADLNWENEEVRRQVYDMMHYWFEKGIDGFRLDVINLISKNQDFPDDDSGDGRKFYTDGPRVHEYLHEMNTEVLSMYEAMTVGEMSSTTIEDCVKYSNPAREELSMTFNFHHLKVDYPNGEKWALGAMDFLALKRILTKWQEGMYKGGGWNALFWCNHDQPRVVTRYGNDKTYFNESAKMLATTIHMMQGTPYIFQGEEFGMTNPKFDKIDDYRDVETLNMYKLLKEEKGLPEKEIIEIIKQKSRDNSRTPVQWNKEKHAGFTTGTPWINVPENYKEVNAENALEDRESIFYHYQKLIQLRKEVDLITYGEYELLHEYDPEIFAYIRKGDNETLLVVNNFFGDEAKFTLPDHIDVKGCISDVLIGNYSEPPQDFRNMTLRPYESVVYHLKK